One Salmo trutta chromosome 26, fSalTru1.1, whole genome shotgun sequence DNA window includes the following coding sequences:
- the cep57 gene encoding centrosomal protein of 57 kDa isoform X2 gives MERVSKPSVGREKELSVGVMSDSLSLPSYKDYPAGRPFVNTSLPSYTLTTRNTHVPCRTLPSKAFPESSSAAILSALMNLQEKIRKLELERGRTERSLHSLEKETSHTDLRSDTHKPTDAHERETSNQSEPNQVLVTQLAAAEARCKLLDRQLEYMRKMVRNAEADRTALLKRQVSLEMTRSAAPAPDSAHQAQLEKLELLEQEYQRLTRTQNHAERKIRELELKLLEEEHQRKLVQNQANQLQTGLEANRILIRSVSLSPRLPKTRSTTREKKHFSKKPALQQASHTQPHYRLSLGDVPFVAGKSAGCSHSVRANVQSVLSLLKQHQPQLCNARVLSHTPLAQQANGSHSDSDSSSSCGEELSDLLLALQDELGHMSLEQQELVRQAEACVCEQERRGVEREQKALLRRMERKGEQISKLRRHQAQVKRFTRDARDQKQGGEVKVTTRSRSAGAVKVGPGDRSRKSLTLLRDMRTLQTSLRPNQPQWSY, from the exons ATGGAGAGAGTGTCAAAACCATCCGTCGGGCGAGAGAAG gagCTCTCTGTCGGAGTGATGTCTGACAGTCTGTCTCTACCCTCCTACAAAGACTACCCCGCAGGCCGCCCCTTCGTCAACACCTCTCTACCCTCCTACACACTCACAACTCGCAACACACACGTACCCTGCAGGACACTTCCCAGCAAGGCATTCCCAGAAAGCAGCAGTGCAG cgatCCTGTCTGCTCTGATGAACCTACAGGAGAAGATTAGGAAGCTGGAGTTGGAGAGAGGCAGAACGGAGCGGAGTCTACACAGCCTGGAGAAAGAGACCTCACACACTGACCTAAGGagtgacacacacaaacccacagacGCACACGAGAGAGAGACCAGCAACCAGTCAGAACCCAACCAAG TGTTAGTGACTCAGCTGGCTGCAGCGGAGGCTCGCTGTAAGCTGTTGGACAGACAACTGGAGTACATGAGGAAGATGGTCCGCAACGCAGAGGCCGACAGAACAGCCCTGCTCAAACGCCAG GTTTCCCTGGAGATGACCAGGTCAGCTGCTCCCGCCCCTGACTCTGCCCACCAGGCCCAGTTAGAGAAGCTGGAGCTACTGGAGCAGGAATACCAGAGACTGACCCGCACACAGAACCAcgcagag AGGAAGATTCGTGAGTTGGAGCTGAAACTGCTGGAAGAAGAACACCAGAGGAAACTGGTCCAGAACCAGgccaaccag TTACAGACAGGTCTGGAGGCCAATCGTATCCTGATCCGGTCTGTGTCGCTCTCACCCCGCCTTCCCAAAACCAGAAGCACAACCAGAGAGAAGAAACACTTCTCCAAG AAACCTGCTCTGCAGCAGGCCTCACACACGCagccacactacaggctgagCCTAGGAGACGTCCCATTTGTAGCAGGGAAG tctgcaGGGTGCAGTCACTCGGTCAGGGCCAACGTCCAGTCTGTTCTCTCCCTGCTGAAGCAGCATCAGCCCCAGCTATGTAACGCACGCGTCCTCTCTCACACCCCTCTGGCCCAGCAAGCCAATGGCAGCCACTCTGACAGtgactcctcctcttcctgtgggGAGGAGCTATCGGACCTCCTGCTGGCCCTGCAGGATGAACTGGGACACAtgagtct tgagcaGCAGGAGTTGGTGCGGCAGGctgaggcctgtgtgtgtgagcaggagaggaggggggtggagagagaacagaaggCTCTACTCAGGAGaatggagagaaaaggagagcagaTCAGCAAGCTGCGCAGACACCaagcacag GTGAAGAGGTTTACGAGGGATGCTCGTGATCAGAAGCAAGGTGGAGAGGTGAAGGTGACCACACGGAGTCGCTCTGCCGGAGCGGTCAAGGTTGGACCGGGGGACCGTAGCAGGAAAAGTCTAACACTGCTCAGGGACATGAGGACCCTGCAGACCTCGCTACGCCCCAACCAACCACAATGgagctactga
- the cep57 gene encoding centrosomal protein of 57 kDa isoform X3, whose amino-acid sequence MNLQEKIRKLELERGRTERSLHSLEKETSHTDLRSDTHKPTDAHERETSNQSEPNQVLVTQLAAAEARCKLLDRQLEYMRKMVRNAEADRTALLKRQVSKRQVSLEMTRSAAPAPDSAHQAQLEKLELLEQEYQRLTRTQNHAERKIRELELKLLEEEHQRKLVQNQANQLQTGLEANRILIRSVSLSPRLPKTRSTTREKKHFSKKPALQQASHTQPHYRLSLGDVPFVAGKSAGCSHSVRANVQSVLSLLKQHQPQLCNARVLSHTPLAQQANGSHSDSDSSSSCGEELSDLLLALQDELGHMSLEQQELVRQAEACVCEQERRGVEREQKALLRRMERKGEQISKLRRHQAQVKRFTRDARDQKQGGEVKVTTRSRSAGAVKVGPGDRSRKSLTLLRDMRTLQTSLRPNQPQWSY is encoded by the exons ATGAACCTACAGGAGAAGATTAGGAAGCTGGAGTTGGAGAGAGGCAGAACGGAGCGGAGTCTACACAGCCTGGAGAAAGAGACCTCACACACTGACCTAAGGagtgacacacacaaacccacagacGCACACGAGAGAGAGACCAGCAACCAGTCAGAACCCAACCAAG TGTTAGTGACTCAGCTGGCTGCAGCGGAGGCTCGCTGTAAGCTGTTGGACAGACAACTGGAGTACATGAGGAAGATGGTCCGCAACGCAGAGGCCGACAGAACAGCCCTGCTCAAACGCCAGGTTAGCAAACGCCAG GTTTCCCTGGAGATGACCAGGTCAGCTGCTCCCGCCCCTGACTCTGCCCACCAGGCCCAGTTAGAGAAGCTGGAGCTACTGGAGCAGGAATACCAGAGACTGACCCGCACACAGAACCAcgcagag AGGAAGATTCGTGAGTTGGAGCTGAAACTGCTGGAAGAAGAACACCAGAGGAAACTGGTCCAGAACCAGgccaaccag TTACAGACAGGTCTGGAGGCCAATCGTATCCTGATCCGGTCTGTGTCGCTCTCACCCCGCCTTCCCAAAACCAGAAGCACAACCAGAGAGAAGAAACACTTCTCCAAG AAACCTGCTCTGCAGCAGGCCTCACACACGCagccacactacaggctgagCCTAGGAGACGTCCCATTTGTAGCAGGGAAG tctgcaGGGTGCAGTCACTCGGTCAGGGCCAACGTCCAGTCTGTTCTCTCCCTGCTGAAGCAGCATCAGCCCCAGCTATGTAACGCACGCGTCCTCTCTCACACCCCTCTGGCCCAGCAAGCCAATGGCAGCCACTCTGACAGtgactcctcctcttcctgtgggGAGGAGCTATCGGACCTCCTGCTGGCCCTGCAGGATGAACTGGGACACAtgagtct tgagcaGCAGGAGTTGGTGCGGCAGGctgaggcctgtgtgtgtgagcaggagaggaggggggtggagagagaacagaaggCTCTACTCAGGAGaatggagagaaaaggagagcagaTCAGCAAGCTGCGCAGACACCaagcacag GTGAAGAGGTTTACGAGGGATGCTCGTGATCAGAAGCAAGGTGGAGAGGTGAAGGTGACCACACGGAGTCGCTCTGCCGGAGCGGTCAAGGTTGGACCGGGGGACCGTAGCAGGAAAAGTCTAACACTGCTCAGGGACATGAGGACCCTGCAGACCTCGCTACGCCCCAACCAACCACAATGgagctactga
- the cep57 gene encoding centrosomal protein of 57 kDa isoform X1 — translation MERVSKPSVGREKELSVGVMSDSLSLPSYKDYPAGRPFVNTSLPSYTLTTRNTHVPCRTLPSKAFPESSSAAILSALMNLQEKIRKLELERGRTERSLHSLEKETSHTDLRSDTHKPTDAHERETSNQSEPNQVLVTQLAAAEARCKLLDRQLEYMRKMVRNAEADRTALLKRQVSKRQVSLEMTRSAAPAPDSAHQAQLEKLELLEQEYQRLTRTQNHAERKIRELELKLLEEEHQRKLVQNQANQLQTGLEANRILIRSVSLSPRLPKTRSTTREKKHFSKKPALQQASHTQPHYRLSLGDVPFVAGKSAGCSHSVRANVQSVLSLLKQHQPQLCNARVLSHTPLAQQANGSHSDSDSSSSCGEELSDLLLALQDELGHMSLEQQELVRQAEACVCEQERRGVEREQKALLRRMERKGEQISKLRRHQAQVKRFTRDARDQKQGGEVKVTTRSRSAGAVKVGPGDRSRKSLTLLRDMRTLQTSLRPNQPQWSY, via the exons ATGGAGAGAGTGTCAAAACCATCCGTCGGGCGAGAGAAG gagCTCTCTGTCGGAGTGATGTCTGACAGTCTGTCTCTACCCTCCTACAAAGACTACCCCGCAGGCCGCCCCTTCGTCAACACCTCTCTACCCTCCTACACACTCACAACTCGCAACACACACGTACCCTGCAGGACACTTCCCAGCAAGGCATTCCCAGAAAGCAGCAGTGCAG cgatCCTGTCTGCTCTGATGAACCTACAGGAGAAGATTAGGAAGCTGGAGTTGGAGAGAGGCAGAACGGAGCGGAGTCTACACAGCCTGGAGAAAGAGACCTCACACACTGACCTAAGGagtgacacacacaaacccacagacGCACACGAGAGAGAGACCAGCAACCAGTCAGAACCCAACCAAG TGTTAGTGACTCAGCTGGCTGCAGCGGAGGCTCGCTGTAAGCTGTTGGACAGACAACTGGAGTACATGAGGAAGATGGTCCGCAACGCAGAGGCCGACAGAACAGCCCTGCTCAAACGCCAGGTTAGCAAACGCCAG GTTTCCCTGGAGATGACCAGGTCAGCTGCTCCCGCCCCTGACTCTGCCCACCAGGCCCAGTTAGAGAAGCTGGAGCTACTGGAGCAGGAATACCAGAGACTGACCCGCACACAGAACCAcgcagag AGGAAGATTCGTGAGTTGGAGCTGAAACTGCTGGAAGAAGAACACCAGAGGAAACTGGTCCAGAACCAGgccaaccag TTACAGACAGGTCTGGAGGCCAATCGTATCCTGATCCGGTCTGTGTCGCTCTCACCCCGCCTTCCCAAAACCAGAAGCACAACCAGAGAGAAGAAACACTTCTCCAAG AAACCTGCTCTGCAGCAGGCCTCACACACGCagccacactacaggctgagCCTAGGAGACGTCCCATTTGTAGCAGGGAAG tctgcaGGGTGCAGTCACTCGGTCAGGGCCAACGTCCAGTCTGTTCTCTCCCTGCTGAAGCAGCATCAGCCCCAGCTATGTAACGCACGCGTCCTCTCTCACACCCCTCTGGCCCAGCAAGCCAATGGCAGCCACTCTGACAGtgactcctcctcttcctgtgggGAGGAGCTATCGGACCTCCTGCTGGCCCTGCAGGATGAACTGGGACACAtgagtct tgagcaGCAGGAGTTGGTGCGGCAGGctgaggcctgtgtgtgtgagcaggagaggaggggggtggagagagaacagaaggCTCTACTCAGGAGaatggagagaaaaggagagcagaTCAGCAAGCTGCGCAGACACCaagcacag GTGAAGAGGTTTACGAGGGATGCTCGTGATCAGAAGCAAGGTGGAGAGGTGAAGGTGACCACACGGAGTCGCTCTGCCGGAGCGGTCAAGGTTGGACCGGGGGACCGTAGCAGGAAAAGTCTAACACTGCTCAGGGACATGAGGACCCTGCAGACCTCGCTACGCCCCAACCAACCACAATGgagctactga